The Oncorhynchus kisutch isolate 150728-3 linkage group LG8, Okis_V2, whole genome shotgun sequence DNA segment tgggtgtttatGTTCATCTGTTTgggtgtttatgtttgtgtgtgttgtcgtTTATGTTCATCTGTGTGGGTGTTCATGTTCCTACCCCCAGGTGAGTGACTGGGGCCTGCCCAGGGAGTGGAGGGTTGGCtactctctctctgctggagggGGTCCCTGCTTCAGGGACTTGGTGTACCTGTCTCCTGAGGCCCTGACTGGCACCACACCCACTGTGGAGGCAGACATGTACAGGTGAGGTCACCTTTCATGATCCTGCCACTTCAAACAGTCATATTCACCAATTATATTTACCAGGTGGGGGAAGGATATGTTTACCACTTTTCTACAGATGCCTTTACTAATGACCATGCAGTTACCCAATGAGCATCTTCTCTCTTTAGCTTTGGTGTGTTGCTGTGGGAGACGTTGAACAGAAGACCACCATGTGAAGGTGTTTCCATTTCTTTCCGTCTATTCAAAGCACAACTCTGTTTCTATCAGCAGAGACTAGGTTATACCTGGCCGTATATCATACAGTCTcaatattttattacatttgtcgTTTGTAACACATCATTGTCATTGTCTATGCCCAAGCAGATTTGCTCCAGCTGCTTTCAGGTGGTGATAGGATTGGTTCAGGCCTGAAGGATGAGCTGCTACCCAATCATGTACCCCACTGCCATACCCTCTCTCAGCTGATGACCAACTGCTGGAGCACTAACCCACACAGCCGTCCAACAGCAGAGGGTAAGTCTGTCTGTGAGGGTGAATCAGAGTGTAGATAGACAATGGTGAAGAGAGCAGCTGTGCCTGGTCTTTGTGATCTCTTCCTACAAGTCCCCCTTCCTTGACTGCTTACCTACCTGCCTGTTGAGGACGAGTGACAAGCAGAATCACTTGCAGCACCCACTTCCTCTCATTTCCACACGCTGAGACTGAGAGATACAATCCCATCCCCTACTTCTGCCACTTAATCAATAAGACTCTTTGAGTCTTCTCGTCTAAATTGTGTTCAATTGTTTATTTTCTGATGTTAGTTCATATCCATGTATTTCCTTGCCTATGACTTCCATTTGGGTATTTTAAAAAACGGAAACttttggtgcgttatgttcaatGTGATGTTTAATTGGCAGGACATCTTTCTCATGTCCTCTTCTTTCTCTGGCTCTCTGTCCACAGACTGTGCACTGGAACTGAGGAGCGTCATAGCAACCTTTGATCCCGATGCCATGACAAGGGCTACCCTCAGGGTGAGGGAAAGCAAGGTACGGATCATCCTCATTTAATATGTTCTATTACACCACGAAGTCCGATATTCTCTGTTTCCACAAGCCTGATCTGCTATCAGTTTGTTTTGACTGAGGAAATCAGGATATGTTTCATGTGCTTTTAATCTCTCAACAGTTATTACTGAAAACAGTAAATAGACCCGTCACTAATCATGAGCGAGCGAACATGTGTATGTGATTTCTGTCCCTTTACCAGGAGAGGGCGCTACATGACTCTAAAATACATCCTGTGAAGGACATTCCCATTGAGATAAACAACCTAGAAGTGAGCTTGGTTCACATTTGTTTGTGATATTCTGATTGTACTTAATGCTTGTGATGTCTTACATTGAAAACAATATTTACTTATCTCATTACTAGGCCTGCGCTGGTTCCAGAGACACTAAATGTGTGGGCAACAAGACACTGCCCTTTCCACAGACTTCCTGTCCTAGTGAAACACTCTCTAATCCCACTACAGCCATATATACAGGGGAAGCACCCCAGAGGAAGCACTGTCAGGGTAAGAACTTCAAACTGATTGATAATGAGAGCAGTTTGTGAATATGCTCAGTTTGTTGTCAGTGAAACCACCCTGTTGTTTATCTTCTTTATTAAATAATTATTAATTGATATCGTATCTTGAATAGTCTAACAGCAACGTGTCTCTCCCCAGACTGTGTGTCTGGCTCTGTGGTGTCTTCCACCAGTCCCAGATGTCCCAGCATCGGACCGGGTCCtgagcattccagagggacaggAGGCGTCTcccagggacagagacacagcccACCACCCCCACTCTCCTCCAGTCCCTCCAAAGCCCTCAGACAGAGCCCTCTCAACCAGCCCACTGCCAGCTCCCATGGTAGAAAATGTGTTTAAGCTTAGACCTCCCACCTATTACCCAGTTTTGTCTGCAAACGTATGTACAGTGCCAGACTGTAGCTATCTAGAATTGACTTATCTTTCTCTAGCGTGTCTAAAATGTTGCTGAAAAAGGTGAAGACAAAGTAAAGCAATATGAAAATGAGTAGACGTTACAAACAGTGCCTccatttgtgtgtttgtatgtgcacaGTAAGCAGTTTGGTGGATTGCTGGTTTCCTGCATGGCCATCCTTTCACAGTCTTATCAGTGTCCAATGCGTTTCCTCCCTTGAGGATCTTTGTTTCTCTCTACAAGTTGTCTGTTGTCCCAGTAAATGCTCTGAGTCCAAAACATTTTGTCTTTTTAAAAAGCAATACATGGCTACTAGACATTTATGATTGTGACCAGTGTGTTGAATAAGAGGGTAACTTGTCTAGTAGGGCTATGAATCTACGGTACGTATTACTGTCTTTCATATCAGATAGCTACTGCTTGTTTCTTGTCCTCTTTCTCTGAGGTGTCCAGGTATTTTTCTAAAAGTCCTCTCTACATGATTTGTGTCTTATGAGTGTTTGAGAGAGATGTGATATTATAGTTCTTGTGTCATCCCTGAAACTTCACCCTCCCTTCTTTGTCCGCAgctgcacggtgtgtgtgtgcgactcCGGTGGCAGTGAGCTATTGTCGTATGCTGCGCGAGAGACGTGAAGGCATCATTCGAGGCATGACGGAGGGACGACTCAACAACCTGCTGGATGTGCTCATCTCACGGCGAGCCCTTCCCCCAGAGGCCTTTGAGGTCATCTCTGCCTCTCTGACACTGACCTCTCGCACACGCTCCCTACTGGACACCTGTGCCTGTCAGGGGGAACATGCAGCTTCCCTGGTAGCTACCACCCTCGGTCTGATATCCATTGCCACCAATCGTGGCCCTCCACAGATGCCTCACTGAAGGTGGATGGATGGTTATTAGAATGGGGGGTTGTGTAGTGAAGGGTCCCTAACCAAATGTATCTGTTCACGGTTTATCATGTCATACTGTATCTCAGAGAGTGTCAATTGAGACTGGAGCCTTGGAATGAAGAGCTGAGTAACCCTAACCAAATCTATTCTATACTCACTCAGGTCTAATACAGACCACGGTCAGTCAGAGTGAATATCAATTGGAGAACCTGAGATTCCTAATTTCATCAGAACAGCTGCAATGACTCATCTATATCCATAGAGATCCATGTTGGGGACACACCTGTCCATGCCTTTGATAAGTCTGAGTATTCAATCAGAGTGGTGCTACCTCTGAAGTTGATGTCAATCAAACGTTTGATTAGAGGAAGCTTCTGTGACAGTCAAATGATAGAAACAATCGTGTTGGAGAGAAACCAATGAAAGTGAATAGCTGTGTGGATGATTCATCTGCTTTGATCATGTTTATGACCCATCACTAGCGATAATGAGTGTTAACTATGTGTTGAGGGACTACTGAGCTAGCACACAGAACACAGTTTGTTCTATATTATATGCTACatttattgtgttgtgttgtgacttttgaccctctctctgctctgtgggtTATTGTGTGGTGCCACAATGTTGCTCGTCTTTTGACAGCCTGTTTGTAAAGTACATATTGTATGAAACTATATGTTCAAAATAGTTTGGATTGTCCTGTTCAGCACTTTCTGACTTGGTATCTTGAAACAAGATTATTATTTGTTGGTTTATCAGATAAAATAACTGAACTTGAGTCTCATTTTATGACACTTTTGTTGGTTATTTGTGTTTGTAAACCTGTTAAATCCTTGAACCTATAGGTCATTGTCACATTCCCCTGAGGGTACCTTTTGATTTTGTTGCCCATCTCGCCTTTTAACAGTGCATGTCTAATTGCATGTCTGGTGTTCACACTGCACCACCGGCTTCACACAGTACCAATTGTAACACAAGTAGAGTCTAAAGACGTTTATGTACTaaaagggtaaaaaaaaaggGGTCTTGTCCAATGAGAGGCCCAGTGAAGTATTGGCCATAGTGTacagattttgttgttgttggtctgttTAACATCATGCTGAGAACAGAAGACAGTACTTTCCCCAAGCACTGTCTGTGAATAGCCTAATGATTGGAATATTTGGAGTTGTATAATAAAGTAAATTAATATATAACGACATGATTAGATCAAGACTCCTCCTTGACACTCAAGCAGTTCATGCACTCAGAAACAAAGGCAGATCTTTAATAAAGGCTGTAATTTTCATCCAGTGGTTTAAACTAGGTCTACTTCTAGAGTTGTTGCCTATTACTGTTGCGCTCAAATATATAGCCCACTGAGCACACACTTGTTGTGTCAATGTTTCCTCGtcctttcaatgaaattacgttgaaccaatgtggaatagacgacTAATTgtcatctgtgcccagtggggtttTTCTCGCTTCAAAAGTGGTTGAATGGCTTTTTTTCACCCCGAAAGCACCTGCAAATTTCCACAGATGAGAAATTACACAGTAAACGAGAATCACTTCACTTACCTCCAACCAaattcatttgatttgaattctgAATAATTGATTCCAGGTCATTATTTTACGTTGAAATGAAAAATCGGTTTCATTTTTGTTTCTTGGTCCAGTGCAGTTGTAAATCAAACAAATGCACTGAACACAaagtgtatatatttatttatttgtatatatatatatatatatatatatatatatatatatatatatatatatatatatatatatacatatatataaaaataaataaataaatagatatatttatatatatatatattttttttaagtaaataGTGAATCATACAAGTGTTCCAATATACTGTATTTGAGAGACCGTATCCATTCGTGTGATCGTTTATTGCCGTTGTTACGTGACTATGATAATTGATCTCTGCTGTGTGCTCAGTGGGGATGCCGCAGCCACACATCTTGGCAGGTCGTCAAGAGCgataaacagaaaacaagaacaAGGTAAGACAAATAGCCGATACAAAATGTAGCGGTTACTACTAATTTCACTAGTTGGTGTAAATGCCTGATTCACAGCCTACCTGCCATGTAGGATAAAGGACGTTGTTATTTCCTGgaaagaaaatgaaaaaaaatgactGGTCCCTTGCGTTTGCAAAGGGTTTTACTGTATGTTTTACTGAACATTACAGTAAACATAATGTCAATATTGTTTTAGAAACAGACCAAAATCAATCTAATTTAGGCTAAAAATTCAAATCCTCGATTTCCCTGTAGGGGAGAAcggggttggttgtcacagtgCTTATTCAAAATCCATTGGGGGTTGTGTAATAAtttgctgctactgtaggctgaatgatagaacagctatttccatgttaaaatgttatggggtGCATTTTTCTCTATTGTTTTTGGTGGTTGGATGGTTGGTAGGCCTACG contains these protein-coding regions:
- the LOC109895476 gene encoding receptor-interacting serine/threonine-protein kinase 2-like isoform X1 — encoded protein: MAVETVHQEDVLNVILCRTSAGGCLQGTYKRTELQVSIKVLSSRTAGGSKWTEWMRDVAVVRQVHSERVLVPLGVYEAWCLMGLLYDWMPEGSLHSLLYQTQLYPGLPMSFRLGILLDVAEGLCHLHCIPLPHQALKPTNVLLDQQYRAKVSDWGLPREWRVGYSLSAGGGPCFRDLVYLSPEALTGTTPTVEADMYSFGVLLWETLNRRPPCEDLLQLLSGGDRIGSGLKDELLPNHVPHCHTLSQLMTNCWSTNPHSRPTAEDCALELRSVIATFDPDAMTRATLRVRESKERALHDSKIHPVKDIPIEINNLEACAGSRDTKCVGNKTLPFPQTSCPSETLSNPTTAIYTGEAPQRKHCQDCVSGSVVSSTSPRCPSIGPGPEHSRGTGGVSQGQRHSPPPPLSSSPSKALRQSPLNQPTASSHAARCVCATPVAVSYCRMLRERREGIIRGMTEGRLNNLLDVLISRRALPPEAFEVISASLTLTSRTRSLLDTCACQGEHAASLVATTLGLISIATNRGPPQMPH
- the LOC109895476 gene encoding receptor-interacting serine/threonine-protein kinase 2-like isoform X2, with translation MAVETVHQEDVLNVILCRTSAGGCLQGTYKRTELQVSIKVLSSRTAGGSKWTEWMRDVAVVRQVHSERVLVPLGVYEAWCLMGLLYDWMPEGSLHSLLYQTQLYPGLPMSFRLGILLDVAEGLCHLHCIPLPHQALKPTNVLLDQQYRAKVSDWGLPREWRVGYSLSAGGGPCFRDLVYLSPEALTGTTPTVEADMYSFGVLLWETLNRRPPCEDLLQLLSGGDRIGSGLKDELLPNHVPHCHTLSQLMTNCWSTNPHSRPTAEDCALELRSVIATFDPDAMTRATLRVRESKACAGSRDTKCVGNKTLPFPQTSCPSETLSNPTTAIYTGEAPQRKHCQDCVSGSVVSSTSPRCPSIGPGPEHSRGTGGVSQGQRHSPPPPLSSSPSKALRQSPLNQPTASSHAARCVCATPVAVSYCRMLRERREGIIRGMTEGRLNNLLDVLISRRALPPEAFEVISASLTLTSRTRSLLDTCACQGEHAASLVATTLGLISIATNRGPPQMPH